A single window of Meiothermus sp. DNA harbors:
- a CDS encoding rhodanese-like domain-containing protein — MLFKQIYEEGLAQGSYFIGCQSAGTAVVVDPRRDIQVYLDEAQKNGMKIVAITETHIHADYLSGARELAQATGAKLYLSDEGDENWKYKGLEGFDYQLVRDGDQIKLGNITLTVLHTPGHTPEHISFLVQDGAAASEPGFILTGDFVFVGDIGRPDLLEEAAGIVGTAEPGARRMFKSLKEKFLTLPDYVQVWPGHGAGSACGKGLGAVASTTVGYERRFAWWADYLRNNDEEGFVKALLSGQPEAPYYFAQMKRMNRDGMPILGDLKEPHLFTPEQFRQKLAEGALLVDTRDKLAFAGGHLEGAINIPAGKSFSTWAGWLLPYDRDLILLAGPERLPELVKQLIRIGLDRVVGYIPSLEGYVQGELETVPQITAAEAKARWEKGEVAILDVRGADEYQAGHIPGAQNIHAGRVMNNLNRIPKDKPVVVHCLGGDRSSTAISALMGAGFSNLINLTGGIRAWQQEGFPVEKGPARTLVNA, encoded by the coding sequence ATGCTTTTTAAGCAGATTTACGAGGAAGGACTAGCCCAGGGCAGTTACTTTATCGGCTGTCAGTCGGCGGGTACCGCTGTGGTGGTAGACCCTCGGCGGGATATCCAGGTCTATCTGGATGAAGCCCAAAAAAACGGCATGAAGATTGTGGCCATCACCGAGACCCACATCCACGCCGACTACCTTTCGGGGGCCCGCGAGCTGGCCCAGGCCACCGGGGCCAAGCTCTACCTCTCCGACGAGGGCGACGAAAACTGGAAATACAAGGGCTTGGAGGGCTTCGACTACCAGCTTGTGCGCGATGGCGACCAGATCAAACTGGGCAACATCACCCTCACCGTGCTGCACACCCCCGGCCACACCCCCGAGCACATCAGTTTTCTGGTGCAAGACGGAGCTGCCGCCAGCGAGCCCGGCTTCATTCTGACCGGCGACTTTGTATTTGTGGGCGACATTGGCCGCCCCGATCTCTTGGAAGAGGCCGCGGGCATCGTGGGCACCGCCGAGCCCGGCGCACGGCGCATGTTCAAGAGCCTCAAGGAAAAGTTCCTCACCCTGCCCGACTACGTGCAGGTCTGGCCCGGCCACGGCGCGGGCAGCGCCTGCGGCAAAGGGCTGGGGGCCGTCGCCAGCACCACCGTGGGCTACGAGCGGCGCTTCGCCTGGTGGGCCGACTACCTGCGTAACAATGACGAGGAAGGCTTCGTCAAGGCCCTGCTCTCCGGCCAGCCCGAGGCCCCCTACTACTTCGCCCAGATGAAGCGCATGAACCGCGACGGGATGCCCATCCTGGGCGACCTCAAGGAGCCACATCTCTTTACGCCCGAGCAGTTCCGGCAAAAGCTGGCCGAAGGGGCTCTACTGGTAGACACCCGCGACAAGCTGGCCTTTGCCGGGGGGCACCTCGAGGGGGCCATCAACATCCCGGCGGGCAAGAGCTTCTCGACCTGGGCCGGCTGGCTGTTGCCCTACGACCGCGACCTGATCCTGCTGGCCGGCCCTGAGCGGTTACCCGAACTCGTCAAGCAGCTTATCCGCATTGGGCTGGATCGGGTGGTGGGGTATATCCCGAGCCTCGAGGGCTACGTGCAAGGCGAACTCGAGACCGTGCCGCAGATTACCGCTGCCGAGGCCAAGGCCCGCTGGGAAAAGGGCGAGGTGGCCATTCTGGACGTGCGGGGGGCCGACGAGTACCAGGCCGGTCACATCCCCGGCGCCCAAAATATCCACGCCGGACGGGTGATGAACAACCTGAACCGCATTCCCAAGGACAAGCCGGTAGTGGTGCACTGCCTGGGTGGTGACCGCTCTTCCACCGCCATCAGCGCGCTAATGGGAGCCGGCTTTAGCAACCTGATCAACCTCACCGGGGGCATCCGGGCCTGGCAGCAGGAAGGCTTCCCGGTGGAAAAAGGCCCGGCCCGCACGCTGGTGAACGCATAG
- a CDS encoding rhodanese-like domain-containing protein → MNLSAKTAYQTLERYQVVDIREPEEWADGVLPGALRLPLSKLAGLAPLYLERDQPVLLYCRSGNRSQEGLQTLRRLGHPRVWHLEGGIKAWCEAGIPCASPV, encoded by the coding sequence ATGAACCTTAGTGCCAAAACCGCCTACCAAACTTTAGAACGCTACCAAGTGGTGGACATCCGCGAGCCCGAGGAGTGGGCCGACGGCGTGCTGCCGGGGGCCCTGCGCCTGCCGCTGTCCAAGCTGGCCGGCCTGGCTCCCTTGTACCTCGAGCGCGACCAACCGGTTCTGCTCTACTGCCGCAGCGGCAACCGCTCACAGGAAGGGCTGCAAACCCTGCGCCGCCTGGGGCACCCCAGGGTCTGGCACCTCGAGGGCGGCATCAAGGCCTGGTGCGAGGCCGGTATTCCTTGCGCCAGCCCGGTCTAG
- a CDS encoding rhodanese-like domain-containing protein, which translates to MLTVPYKDISPQEARKLQEENALFVDVREPEEFAQVRIEGAELIPLSEFAGRFSEIPQDKPVVLYCRSGNRSAQAAGWLSAKGYSNLLNLDGGIMAWYQAGLPLDTQPLEATYQDTAFTELTPHEAQQWIQEGAYVVDVREPYEYAMGHVPGAVNIPLGRFVAESKNLPKDRRLVLVCASGNRSSQASEFLVGQGFDGAKVGNLEGGTYGWMSAGFEVAR; encoded by the coding sequence ATGCTCACCGTACCTTACAAAGACATCAGCCCCCAAGAAGCCCGCAAGCTGCAAGAAGAAAACGCCCTCTTCGTGGATGTGCGCGAACCCGAGGAGTTTGCCCAGGTGCGCATCGAGGGGGCCGAACTCATTCCACTGTCGGAGTTTGCCGGGCGCTTCTCGGAGATTCCCCAGGACAAACCCGTAGTGCTCTACTGCCGCAGCGGCAACCGCAGCGCTCAGGCCGCAGGCTGGCTTTCGGCCAAGGGGTATTCCAACCTGCTGAACCTGGACGGGGGCATTATGGCCTGGTACCAGGCCGGGTTGCCACTGGACACCCAGCCCCTGGAAGCCACCTATCAGGACACCGCCTTCACCGAGCTGACCCCCCACGAGGCCCAGCAGTGGATTCAGGAGGGTGCTTATGTGGTGGATGTGCGCGAACCCTACGAGTACGCCATGGGGCACGTGCCAGGCGCGGTGAACATCCCCCTGGGGCGTTTTGTGGCGGAGTCTAAGAACCTGCCCAAAGACCGTAGGCTGGTGCTGGTCTGCGCCTCAGGCAACCGTTCCTCACAGGCTTCGGAGTTCCTGGTGGGCCAGGGCTTTGATGGCGCTAAGGTGGGGAACCTCGAGGGTGGCACCTACGGCTGGATGAGCGCAGGGTTTGAGGTGGCACGTTGA
- a CDS encoding rhodanese-like domain-containing protein yields the protein MIGWLQNLLGGGASVGRLSPLEAQEKAKAGAIILDVRTPLERQEGKIPGSQALPLDKLASEWEKLPKHKEIICQCRSGSRSASAARFLASKGFKAYNLVGGIEAWKRQKLPVK from the coding sequence TTGATCGGCTGGCTCCAAAACCTGTTGGGCGGCGGGGCGTCGGTGGGCCGCCTGAGCCCGCTCGAGGCGCAGGAAAAAGCCAAAGCCGGGGCCATTATCCTGGACGTGCGCACCCCCTTAGAACGCCAGGAAGGCAAAATTCCCGGCTCACAGGCCCTCCCCCTGGACAAACTGGCCAGCGAGTGGGAGAAGCTACCCAAGCACAAAGAAATCATCTGCCAGTGCCGCAGCGGCAGCCGCAGCGCCAGCGCAGCGCGGTTTCTCGCCAGCAAGGGCTTCAAGGCCTACAACCTGGTGGGCGGGATTGAAGCCTGGAAGCGGCAGAAGCTCCCGGTGAAGTGA
- a CDS encoding rhodanese-like domain-containing protein: MHDVFPNELSLWQKQGALLLDVRSPLEYASGHVPGSVNIPLEQLLDHLAALKSPLVTICATGSRAGLAAEVLEYEGFEVGKLVSGLQGYVAQGYRLERSSLPSPAPQAVEAAFRPEEAPCS, from the coding sequence ATGCACGACGTTTTCCCCAACGAGCTTTCCCTCTGGCAAAAGCAGGGCGCGCTGCTGTTGGACGTACGCTCGCCCTTGGAGTACGCCAGCGGGCACGTCCCCGGTTCGGTCAATATCCCTCTTGAGCAGCTTTTGGATCACCTGGCGGCCCTGAAAAGCCCCCTTGTTACCATCTGCGCTACCGGTAGCCGGGCCGGCCTGGCCGCCGAGGTATTGGAATATGAGGGTTTTGAGGTGGGCAAGCTGGTGAGCGGTCTTCAGGGGTATGTGGCCCAGGGTTACCGGCTCGAGCGCTCCTCTCTGCCCTCCCCTGCTCCACAAGCGGTCGAAGCGGCCTTCAGGCCCGAGGAGGCCCCATGTTCTTAG
- a CDS encoding sulfite exporter TauE/SafE family protein produces the protein MFLAWMGAILIGLALGMLGSGGSILTVPILVYLVGEPDKLAIAESLAIVGLIALAGAIPYALKGLIDWRNVLFFGIPGMAGTYLGAYFSKWVPGVWQLGLFAVVMLLAAYMMFRPPRLEANPQKRSYLKIILDGLVVGVLTGLVGVGGGFLIVPALVLLGGLPMHLAVGTSLLIVAMKSASGFYKYLHLLPEQGYTVHWDIVLLFAVLGIVGSLFGGRIAAAIPQLTLRRSFAGFLVLMGVFILWQNLPKVLHG, from the coding sequence ATGTTCTTAGCCTGGATGGGTGCCATTCTGATCGGCCTGGCCCTGGGGATGCTGGGCTCGGGGGGCTCCATCCTGACCGTACCCATCCTGGTGTACCTGGTGGGCGAGCCCGACAAGCTGGCCATCGCCGAGTCGCTGGCTATCGTGGGCCTGATTGCCCTGGCCGGAGCCATTCCCTACGCCCTCAAGGGCCTCATTGACTGGCGCAACGTGCTGTTTTTTGGCATCCCGGGCATGGCGGGAACCTACCTGGGGGCTTATTTCTCGAAGTGGGTGCCGGGGGTCTGGCAGCTAGGGCTGTTTGCGGTGGTGATGCTGCTGGCGGCCTATATGATGTTCCGCCCGCCTAGGCTCGAGGCCAACCCCCAGAAGCGCTCCTACCTCAAAATCATCCTGGATGGTCTGGTGGTGGGCGTGCTCACCGGGCTGGTGGGGGTGGGTGGAGGGTTTCTGATTGTGCCGGCCCTGGTGCTTCTGGGCGGGCTGCCCATGCACCTGGCGGTGGGCACCAGCCTGCTGATCGTGGCTATGAAGTCGGCCAGCGGCTTTTACAAATACCTGCACCTGCTGCCCGAACAGGGCTACACCGTGCACTGGGACATCGTGCTGCTGTTTGCCGTGCTGGGCATTGTGGGTAGCTTGTTTGGCGGGCGGATAGCCGCTGCCATCCCCCAGCTCACCCTGCGGCGCAGCTTTGCTGGGTTTTTGGTGCTGATGGGGGTGTTTATCCTCTGGCAGAACCTGCCCAAGGTACTGCACGGCTAA
- a CDS encoding LysR family transcriptional regulator, with amino-acid sequence MLERRPFPNPQALRVFLCVVQEGSVGRAALSLGMTQPGVSQHLRALETLLGQPLFHRQGRRLVLSKTGQDLLPEARRAVEALEEFMQAAQALERLERGRVEIGASTTMAVYVLPRYLTEFKRLYPEIRIKLESGSSERLTQRLVQGEVELAVVEAVEHLEGFERKLFYEDELVVIVPPEHPWAKKEEIDPERLAEVPLIVREPGAMTFRVFGSALEQAGLEINPVFYTDNHEVTKRLVLEGAGVGIVSNVVVRPNVKVGNLRALRVRGMELRRLFWLIYPSEAGNPAADALRAMLAS; translated from the coding sequence ATGCTAGAGCGACGCCCCTTTCCCAACCCCCAGGCCCTGCGGGTATTTTTGTGTGTGGTACAGGAGGGCAGCGTGGGCCGCGCAGCCCTGAGTTTGGGCATGACCCAGCCGGGGGTTAGCCAGCACCTACGGGCCCTCGAGACCCTGCTGGGTCAACCCTTGTTTCACCGCCAGGGCCGCCGGCTGGTACTGAGCAAAACCGGCCAGGACTTGCTGCCCGAAGCCAGGCGGGCAGTGGAAGCATTAGAGGAGTTTATGCAAGCCGCTCAGGCTTTGGAGCGCCTCGAGCGCGGGCGAGTGGAGATTGGTGCTTCGACCACCATGGCGGTATATGTGCTCCCCCGCTACCTGACCGAGTTTAAGCGGCTCTACCCCGAGATTCGCATCAAGTTGGAGAGCGGTAGCTCCGAGCGCCTCACCCAGCGACTGGTGCAAGGCGAGGTGGAGCTGGCCGTGGTCGAGGCGGTAGAACACCTCGAGGGCTTTGAGCGCAAGCTGTTTTACGAGGACGAACTGGTGGTGATTGTGCCCCCGGAGCACCCCTGGGCCAAAAAAGAAGAAATAGACCCCGAGCGCTTGGCCGAGGTGCCGCTGATTGTGCGGGAGCCGGGGGCCATGACCTTTCGGGTGTTTGGCTCGGCTCTAGAACAGGCTGGGCTGGAGATTAACCCGGTCTTCTACACCGACAACCACGAAGTCACCAAGCGGCTGGTGCTCGAGGGGGCCGGGGTGGGCATCGTATCCAACGTGGTGGTGCGACCCAACGTGAAGGTGGGCAACCTGCGGGCCTTGCGGGTTAGGGGCATGGAGCTCAGGCGGCTTTTTTGGCTTATCTACCCCAGCGAGGCCGGCAACCCGGCTGCGGATGCGCTGCGGGCGATGCTGGCTTCTTAG
- the glpX gene encoding class II fructose-bisphosphatase, with the protein MLAVERPTRNLSLDLLRSTEAAALAAARWVGLGNKNDGDQAAVDAMRLLLATIPMRARVIIGEGEKDKAPMLYNGEEVGTGEGPETELAVDPIEGTRLVAHGRGGAISVIAAAEKGGLFNPGPGFYAAKLVVGPQAKEAINLAASPEENLRAIAKALGKRVRELTVFVLDKPRHARLIDQIRHAGARVSLHTDGDVAGALAAVLPDTGIDVLMGTGGTPEGVIAAVAVKALGGGMQMRLDPQSEEERWALVNSEYSTQRVYTLDELCPAEDTHFAATGITDGQFLRGVRYRDTHAITHSLVIRGHTGTLRYIESYHRLEKLRAISGELY; encoded by the coding sequence ATGCTAGCTGTTGAGCGCCCTACCCGCAACCTGTCGCTAGACCTGTTGCGTAGCACCGAGGCCGCCGCCTTGGCGGCAGCCCGCTGGGTGGGGCTAGGTAACAAAAACGACGGCGACCAGGCCGCAGTAGATGCCATGCGTCTGCTGCTCGCCACCATCCCCATGCGAGCCCGGGTGATAATCGGCGAAGGCGAAAAGGACAAAGCCCCCATGCTCTACAACGGCGAGGAGGTCGGCACTGGCGAGGGCCCCGAGACCGAGCTGGCGGTAGACCCCATCGAGGGTACAAGGCTGGTAGCCCATGGACGGGGCGGAGCCATCAGTGTGATTGCCGCCGCCGAGAAGGGGGGGCTTTTTAACCCCGGCCCCGGCTTCTATGCGGCCAAGCTGGTGGTGGGCCCGCAGGCCAAGGAGGCTATCAACCTTGCAGCTAGCCCGGAGGAGAACCTGCGCGCCATAGCCAAGGCTCTGGGCAAACGGGTGCGCGAACTCACGGTATTTGTGCTGGACAAGCCCCGCCACGCCCGGCTTATAGACCAGATTCGCCATGCCGGGGCGCGGGTCAGCCTGCACACCGACGGGGATGTGGCCGGAGCCCTGGCGGCGGTGCTGCCCGACACCGGCATTGATGTGCTGATGGGCACCGGGGGCACACCCGAAGGGGTGATTGCCGCAGTGGCGGTCAAGGCCCTGGGCGGGGGGATGCAGATGCGCCTCGACCCCCAGAGCGAGGAGGAGCGCTGGGCCCTGGTGAACAGCGAGTACAGCACCCAGCGGGTCTATACCCTGGACGAACTCTGTCCCGCCGAGGACACCCACTTTGCCGCCACCGGCATCACCGATGGGCAGTTTTTGCGCGGGGTACGCTACCGCGATACCCATGCCATCACCCATAGCCTGGTGATCCGGGGCCACACCGGCACTTTGCGCTACATCGAGTCATACCACCGCCTGGAGAAACTACGGGCTATCAGTGGAGAGCTTTACTAA
- a CDS encoding form I ribulose bisphosphate carboxylase large subunit, which produces MIKDKEAKYKKGGVVEYRQMGYWQPDYEPKDTDTIALFRITPQPGVEPEEAAAAVAGESSTATWTVVWTDRLTTLERYQAKAYRVEPVPGNPEQYFAWIAYDLALFEEGSIANMTSSIIGNVFGFKALKALRLEDLRVPVAYLKTFLGAPHGIPVERDLLNKYGRPILGATVKPKLGLSGRNYGRVVYEALAGGLDFTKDDENINSQPFMRWRDRFNYAQEAVLKAEQASGERKGHYMNVTAADMEQVYERLEYAREIGSVIVMVDLTMGYTALQSVSKWCHKNGMILHLHRASHATFTRQKSHGINFRVLAKWMRMLGVDHIHAGTAVGKLEGDPNLTRGYYDILRLQHVMPDPVKGIFFEQDWGYLPAVMPVASGGIHAGQMHQLLDLFGDDVVLQFGGGTIGHPMGIAAGATANRVALEAMVLARNEGRDILAEGPQILREAAKNSPALASALEIWKDVTFDYTSTDTADVLPTPSM; this is translated from the coding sequence ATGATCAAAGACAAAGAGGCCAAGTACAAAAAGGGCGGGGTGGTGGAGTACCGCCAGATGGGCTACTGGCAGCCCGACTACGAACCCAAAGACACCGATACCATCGCCCTCTTCCGTATCACCCCGCAGCCGGGGGTGGAGCCCGAGGAGGCCGCCGCAGCGGTAGCGGGGGAGTCTTCTACCGCGACCTGGACGGTGGTCTGGACCGACCGGCTGACCACCCTCGAGCGCTACCAGGCCAAGGCCTACCGGGTAGAGCCGGTGCCCGGCAACCCCGAGCAGTACTTCGCCTGGATTGCCTACGACCTGGCCCTCTTCGAGGAAGGCTCCATTGCCAACATGACCTCCTCCATCATCGGCAACGTCTTCGGCTTCAAGGCGCTCAAGGCACTGCGGCTGGAAGACCTGCGGGTGCCGGTGGCCTACCTCAAAACCTTTTTGGGGGCCCCCCACGGCATCCCGGTGGAGCGCGACCTACTGAACAAGTATGGCCGTCCCATCCTGGGGGCAACGGTCAAGCCCAAGCTGGGTCTCTCGGGGCGCAACTACGGACGGGTGGTCTACGAGGCCCTGGCGGGTGGGCTCGACTTCACCAAAGACGACGAAAACATCAACTCCCAGCCCTTCATGCGCTGGCGCGACCGCTTCAACTACGCCCAGGAGGCCGTATTGAAAGCTGAGCAAGCCTCGGGCGAGCGCAAGGGCCACTACATGAACGTGACCGCCGCCGACATGGAGCAGGTCTACGAGCGCCTCGAGTACGCCCGGGAAATCGGCTCGGTGATCGTGATGGTAGACCTGACCATGGGCTATACTGCACTGCAGTCGGTCTCCAAATGGTGCCACAAAAACGGCATGATTCTGCACCTGCACCGGGCCTCGCACGCCACCTTCACCCGCCAGAAGTCCCACGGGATTAACTTCCGGGTGCTGGCCAAGTGGATGCGGATGCTGGGGGTGGATCACATCCACGCCGGTACGGCGGTGGGAAAGCTCGAGGGCGACCCCAACCTGACCCGCGGCTACTACGACATCCTGCGCTTGCAACACGTCATGCCTGACCCGGTCAAGGGCATCTTCTTCGAGCAGGACTGGGGCTACCTGCCGGCGGTGATGCCGGTGGCTTCGGGGGGCATCCACGCCGGTCAGATGCACCAGCTTCTGGACTTGTTTGGCGACGATGTGGTCTTGCAGTTCGGCGGGGGCACCATCGGGCACCCCATGGGCATCGCGGCCGGGGCTACGGCCAACCGGGTGGCCCTGGAGGCCATGGTATTGGCCCGCAACGAGGGCCGCGACATCCTGGCCGAAGGCCCGCAAATTCTGCGGGAAGCCGCCAAGAATTCGCCGGCTTTGGCTTCGGCTCTAGAAATTTGGAAGGACGTTACCTTCGACTACACCTCCACCGATACCGCCGACGTACTGCCTACCCCCTCCATGTAG
- a CDS encoding ribulose bisphosphate carboxylase small subunit produces the protein MRIHQGTFSFLPDLTDEQIERQIDYILRNGWSVSIEYTDDPHPYNTYWHMWGLPMFDLKDAAGAMFEFKKCREAFPNHYIKINGFDPSPMWQAQRVSFIAHRPTQDDPGFRLKRTLWAEGRMQKYGLEPYATDKPAGERY, from the coding sequence ATGCGTATCCACCAAGGAACCTTCTCTTTCCTGCCCGACCTGACCGACGAGCAGATCGAGCGTCAGATTGACTACATCCTCCGCAACGGCTGGTCGGTTTCCATCGAGTACACCGACGACCCCCACCCCTACAACACCTACTGGCACATGTGGGGCCTGCCCATGTTCGACCTCAAGGATGCCGCCGGCGCCATGTTCGAGTTCAAGAAGTGCCGTGAGGCCTTCCCCAACCACTACATCAAGATCAACGGCTTCGACCCCAGCCCCATGTGGCAGGCCCAGCGGGTGAGCTTTATTGCCCACCGGCCCACCCAAGACGACCCCGGCTTCCGCCTGAAGCGCACCCTGTGGGCAGAAGGGCGAATGCAGAAGTACGGCCTCGAGCCCTACGCCACCGATAAGCCCGCCGGGGAACGTTACTAG
- the cbbX gene encoding CbbX protein encodes MTETANPTDLRALLQQTGVPEVLERLDRELVGLAPVKTRIHEIAAYLVVDKLRRELGLVATRPVLHMAFTGNPGTGKTTVALRMATILHRLGYIRRDHLVVASRDDLVGQYIGHTAPKTKEVLKRAMGGVLFIDEAYSLYRSENERDYGQETIEILLQVMENQREDLVVILAGYEDKMEQFFALNPGMRSRIAHHIRFPDYTEEELVAIGKLMIAEQNYYLDEAAERAFVEYVGCRRRLPNFANARSIRNAIDRFKLRQAKRLFERAGQVTPDDLRRIAEEDIRASEVFRECEELMKGGQDAP; translated from the coding sequence ATGACCGAGACCGCAAACCCCACCGACCTGAGGGCCCTCTTGCAACAGACCGGGGTACCCGAGGTGCTGGAGCGCCTGGATCGCGAGCTGGTGGGCCTGGCACCGGTCAAGACCCGCATCCACGAGATTGCGGCCTACCTGGTAGTGGACAAGCTGCGCCGCGAGCTGGGTCTGGTGGCCACTCGCCCGGTGCTGCACATGGCCTTCACCGGCAACCCCGGCACCGGAAAGACCACCGTGGCCCTGCGCATGGCCACCATCCTGCACCGGTTGGGCTACATACGGCGCGACCACCTGGTGGTAGCCAGCCGCGATGACCTGGTGGGCCAGTACATCGGCCATACCGCCCCCAAGACCAAGGAAGTCCTGAAGCGGGCCATGGGTGGGGTTTTGTTCATCGATGAGGCCTATAGCCTGTACCGCTCCGAAAACGAGCGGGACTACGGCCAGGAGACCATCGAAATCCTGTTGCAGGTGATGGAGAACCAGCGCGAAGACCTGGTGGTGATCCTGGCTGGCTACGAGGACAAGATGGAGCAGTTCTTTGCCCTCAACCCCGGGATGCGCTCGCGCATTGCCCACCACATCCGCTTCCCCGACTACACCGAAGAGGAGTTGGTGGCCATCGGCAAGCTCATGATTGCCGAGCAGAACTACTACCTGGATGAGGCCGCCGAGCGGGCCTTTGTGGAGTACGTCGGCTGCCGCAGGCGGCTGCCCAACTTTGCCAACGCCCGCAGCATCCGCAATGCCATAGACCGCTTCAAGCTGCGCCAGGCCAAGCGGCTGTTTGAGCGGGCCGGCCAGGTAACCCCCGATGACCTGCGCCGCATTGCCGAGGAGGATATCCGGGCCAGCGAGGTTTTCCGGGAGTGCGAGGAACTTATGAAAGGAGGCCAAGATGCCCCATAG
- a CDS encoding phosphoribulokinase has product MPHRPFMLGIAGDSGVGKTTISSGIARLLGQERTTNICVDDYHRYDRKQRAELKITPLNPECNYMDIMEQHVRLLSLGEPILKPVYNHSTGTFDPPVYIPAPRPIAEGNRQIPRAVVLEGLLTLFSQPMRERYHLKVYLDPEEDLRREWKVKRDVAKRGYTPEQVVADIERRMPDSKSFIWPQKEFADIVVRFYRPPGYDPEQPSTLSVRIALKRSLPKLDLTEVLHSAYEDEPSVIRLEARKEADILDISGGLEPERAAVFERLIWEQLGQHAEHFNPELIGTFWDKGGQSYPLALTQLVIAYYLVHMREQAIQKGALAYA; this is encoded by the coding sequence ATGCCCCATAGACCCTTCATGCTCGGCATTGCGGGCGACTCGGGGGTGGGTAAGACCACCATCTCAAGCGGCATCGCCCGCCTGTTGGGCCAGGAACGCACCACCAACATCTGCGTAGACGACTACCACCGGTATGACCGCAAACAGCGGGCCGAACTCAAAATCACCCCGCTCAACCCCGAGTGCAACTACATGGACATCATGGAGCAGCACGTACGGCTGTTGTCGCTGGGTGAGCCCATCCTGAAGCCGGTCTACAACCATTCCACCGGCACCTTCGACCCGCCGGTCTACATCCCGGCCCCCCGGCCCATCGCCGAAGGGAACCGGCAGATTCCCCGGGCAGTAGTGCTCGAGGGTCTGCTCACCCTATTCTCCCAGCCCATGCGCGAGCGCTACCACCTGAAGGTCTACCTCGACCCCGAGGAAGACCTGCGGCGGGAGTGGAAGGTCAAGCGCGACGTGGCCAAGCGGGGCTACACCCCCGAGCAGGTGGTGGCCGACATCGAGCGGCGCATGCCCGACTCCAAGAGCTTCATCTGGCCGCAAAAAGAATTTGCCGACATTGTGGTGCGCTTCTACCGGCCCCCGGGCTACGACCCCGAGCAACCCAGCACCCTCTCGGTGCGCATCGCCCTCAAGCGCAGCCTGCCCAAGCTCGACCTGACCGAGGTGCTGCACTCGGCCTACGAGGACGAGCCCTCGGTGATCCGGCTCGAGGCCCGCAAAGAAGCCGATATCCTGGACATCTCGGGGGGCCTGGAACCCGAGCGGGCGGCGGTCTTCGAGCGGCTCATCTGGGAACAGCTCGGCCAGCACGCCGAACACTTCAACCCCGAGCTCATCGGCACCTTCTGGGACAAGGGTGGCCAGAGCTACCCCCTGGCCCTCACCCAACTGGTTATCGCGTATTATCTGGTACATATGCGTGAGCAGGCCATTCAAAAAGGAGCCCTGGCCTATGCCTAA
- the rpe gene encoding ribulose-phosphate 3-epimerase: protein MPKLLVAPSILTADFARLGEQIREAEAAGVDWIHLDVMDGRFVPNLTFGPLVVEAIRRVTRLPLDVHLMIVEPERYLKDFAQAGADWITVHFEATPHAHRAVQQIKELGKKAGLALNPATPLEAMLPLLPELDLALLMSVNPGFGGQKYIPGSTERIRRLRGLRDHLNPSCLIEVDGGIKPENVAEVYRAGVDVVVAGSALFNNRPVAENMEKLLGEVYAVGPR, encoded by the coding sequence ATGCCTAAGCTCCTGGTGGCGCCCTCCATCCTCACCGCCGACTTTGCCCGACTGGGCGAGCAAATCCGCGAGGCCGAGGCGGCGGGGGTGGATTGGATTCACCTGGATGTGATGGACGGGCGCTTTGTGCCCAACCTGACCTTTGGCCCCTTGGTGGTGGAGGCCATCCGCCGGGTGACCCGGCTTCCCCTGGACGTGCACCTGATGATCGTGGAGCCCGAGCGCTACCTGAAGGACTTCGCCCAGGCCGGCGCCGACTGGATTACGGTTCACTTTGAGGCCACCCCCCACGCCCACCGGGCAGTGCAGCAAATCAAGGAGCTAGGCAAGAAAGCCGGGCTGGCCCTCAACCCGGCCACGCCCCTGGAGGCCATGCTGCCCCTGTTACCCGAGCTCGATCTGGCCCTCTTGATGAGTGTAAACCCCGGTTTTGGGGGCCAAAAGTACATCCCGGGAAGCACCGAGCGCATCCGCCGCCTGCGGGGTTTGCGTGACCACCTGAACCCGTCCTGTCTGATCGAGGTAGACGGGGGCATCAAGCCCGAGAACGTGGCCGAGGTCTACCGGGCCGGGGTGGATGTGGTGGTGGCGGGCAGTGCTTTGTTCAACAATCGGCCGGTGGCCGAGAATATGGAAAAACTGTTAGGAGAAGTGTATGCCGTTGGCCCTAGGTAA